CTACGGTTTTATTTTCCAGCTTGGTGTAATCTTCAAAAAAACTCATAGTTTCCGTAATCAAATGTGGTGGAAGTTCTGAAATATCGTCATAATGATTCACACTGGGATCGCCTGCAGCTACGGCAATAATTTTATCATCGGCTTCGCCGTTATCAAGCATTCGCATAACTCCAATTACCTTGGCGGGAACAATACAAAGCGGCACAACTTCAATTTGTGAAAGTATAAGAATATCCAATGGGTCTTTGTCATCGCAGTAACTTTGAGGAATGAAACCGTAATTGGCAGGATAATAAACCGAAGAATACAAAACACGGTCTAATTTCAGCAAACCGCTGTCTTTATCCAGTTCGTATTTTCCACGAATTCCTTTGGGAATTTCTATAATTCCATTTACGATGTCGGGCAATTTGTCTCCCGGGCTTACGTGATGCCAAGGGTTAAAAGTGTTTCGCATAATTATTTTTTTATTTATCTAAAATACAAAGGTAAAACTATTTTTTAATTCATTGTATTTAAAAAATAAAAAGAGGATATTTATATTTCAAATAACCTCTTTTTATTATGCTTCAATGAAAAAAAATTACCTTTTCTTTAACATTGAATAAAGCCACAAAACAATTATTGCACCTCCTATGGATAATAGGAGTGATTTCATATCAAAAGCAGTAACTCCGCCCCATCCTAACGCGGATCCGATAAATCCACCAACAATCGCACCAATAATACCAATAATGATTGTTATAATCCATCCTCCGGGATCAGGACCGGGATGAATAGCTTTGGCAATAGCTCCTGCCAATAAGCCTAAAATAATCCAAGTTAAAATTCCCATAATTTTTAGTTTTTAAATTAAAGATTAATTTTTAGTAATAAAACAACGTGTTTTATAGAATTGTTCTGCATAAATCATTTCGCTTTATTTAAAATTTGTAAAGCGTGGATTTTAGTGTTGATTTCTTTGGGAGAAAATACTTTCTCAATAATTCCTTGTTCATTAATAATATAAGTAGTCCGGAACATTCCCATATACTTTTTCCCATACATTGATTTTTCACCCCACGTTCCAAAATGCTCCGATAGTTTTTTATCGGTATCGGCAATTAAATTAAATGGTAAATCGTTTTTTTGAATAAACTTTTGGTGAGAAGACTCAGAATCGGCGCTTACACCAATTACTTCGTAACCGTCTTTTCTCAATTCTTCATATTCATCGCGCAAACTGCATGCTTCTGCCGTGCAACCCGATGTGTTATCTTTTGGATAGAAGTAAAGAACTATTTTTTTTTCTTTATAATCCGATAATTTTATTTCTTTACCATCTTGGTTTACTCCGAAAACCTCAGGAGCTTTATCGCCTACTTTTAATGCCATATCTTTTAATTTTTTGTTTAGATGTAATTATTTATTATGCATAACAAATAAAAAAAGAAACTGTTTTTTGTTGCGGTGATATTCAAATTTTTTTAATACCGTTTTTATAAAAAAACTACCCCGCAATGTGATGCGAGGTAGTCTATATAATAGGAGAATTAAAGAAAGTTATTAAATTACACCTTGTGCCAGCATAGCTTTGGCAACTTTAAGGAATCCGGCTACATTTGCTCCTTTCATATAGTTAATATATCCACTGGGTTCTTTTCCGTATTTAACGCATTGTTCGTGGATGCTACCCATAATTTGTTTCAATCGTTCATCAACTTCTTCTGCTATCCAGGAAATATGCATTGCGTTTTGCGTCATTTCTAAACCTGAAGTTGCCACACCTCCTGCATTTACAGCTTTGCCCGGTCCGTACATAACTTTGTGTTTTAAGAATGCTTCAATTGCTTCGGGCGTACAACCCATATTGGAAATTTCTGCTACGCAAAGTACATTGTTGGCAATCAGAATATTAGCGTCTTCCTCGTTCAGTTCATTTTGGGTAGCGCAAGGCAATGCAATATCCACTTTTACTTCCCAAGGACGTTTTCCTGCAAAGAATTTTGCTCCGAATTTTTCAGCATAAGGTTCTACAACATCGTTGCAAGTTGCACGAAGTTCAAGCAAATAATCGATTTTTTCGCCGGAAATGCCGTTTTCATCATAAATATAACCGTCAGGACCGGAAATAGTTACTACTTTAGCTCCCATTTCTGTAGCTTTAATTGCTGCTCCCCAGGCAACGTTTCCAAAACCGGAAAGAGCAATGGTTTTTCCTTTTATATCGTGTCCGGCAGTTTCAAGCATTTGTTTTACAAAATATAATCCGCCAAATCCGGTTGCTTCCGGACGAATCAAAGAACCGCCAAACTCTAAACTTTTTCCGGTAAGAACACCGGTATTTTCTTGAGCCAGTTTACGATACATTCCATACAAATAACCTATTTCACGTCCACCTACGCCAATATCGCCTGCAGGAACATCAGTGTCTGCGCCTATGTGACGCCAGAGTTCAAGCATAAACGCCTGGCAAAAGCGCATTACTTCCGCATCCGATTTTCCGCGTGGGTTGAAATCGGAACCGCCTTTTGCACCTCCCATTGGGAGCGTTGTAAGTGAGTTTTTGAATATTTGTTCAAATCCTAAAAATTTCAGTATAGATAAATTTACCGATGAGTGAAAACGAAGTCCTCCTTTGTAAGGACCAATAGCGTTATTAAATTGCACGCGATAGCCAAGATTTACCTGAACATCGCCTTTGTCGTCTACCCAAGGTACTTTGAATGTAAAAATACGGTCGGGTTCCACAAGGCGTTCGGCAATTTTTGCTTTTTCAAATTCCGGATGTTGATTATAAACATCTTCGATGGTCGTCAGCACTTCGCGCACCGCTTGAAGATATTCTTGTTCTCCGGGGTGTTTTGCTTCAAGTTGCTGCATTAATTTTTCGAGATTCATAGATGGATTTTTTCTTTAAGATTGGTCGTTTTGAGATTGGTTATTTATATTTTTTCGTGTTTCAAAAAAAACATTTACAGTTTAAATTTCAGAAATATTGATAATTATAACAAAATGTAAGATTTTTATTCGTATTTTGGAGTAATTTTGGTGAAAATTGTTTTAAATAGATATATCGACTTATTTTATGCTTACATTCTGTTTGCGATGCAAGTTTAAACTATTTATTTGTTATAATCAAATTTTTTCAACTATTTTTGAAAAATTATTTCTCAAGAAATACAACCTGTTGTTAATTGCTTGATAGTCAGATAATAATAAAATATTTATTAAAAACACTTAACTAGTACAGACTATATACCACTACTTATTATATATGAATACCAGTAGCATAAAAAAACTTTACTTTAAGGATACTTCGTTTGCTAATTTAATGCGTCATCGTATTTATAACGTGTTGCTTTATGCCAGCAAATACGATGCGTTTATGTTGGAAGAAGACGGGAGGGTTGACGAACAGATTTTTAATGAATACGTTTCGTTAAATTTGCGTTATCCGCCTCGTTTTACATTGGTTGACAATGAAGAAGACGCAAATAAAGCATTAGGAGAACGAAGTTACGAATTAATTATTTCTATGCCCAGCGGTGATAGTGTAAATCCGTTTGAATGGGCTAAAAAAGTGAAGATAATTCATCCCGATATTCCCATTGTTATTCTTACACCGTTCTCAAAAATGGTTTCCACACGCATTGCCAACGAAGATTTAAGCGCTATTGATTATGTTTTCAGCTGGCTGGGTGATTCCGATATTTTACTCGCCATTATTAAACTGGTGGAAGATAAAATGAATGTTGAAAAAGACGTAACTTCGGTTGGCGTACAAGTAATCATGCTGGTGGAAGATTCCATACGGTTTTATTCNTCCATTTTACCNCATATTTATAAGTANGTTTTNATACAATCACGNTCNTTTATGACCGAAGCNTTGAANGAACACGAACAAATGCTTCGGATGCGAGGACGCCCTAAAATATTACTGGCAAGAAATTACGAGGAAGCCATATCTACCTATGAAAAATACAAAAATAATATGCTGGGAGTNATTACNGATGTTAGTTTTATGCANNATGGAGTAAAANACANACAAGCNGGNATTAATTTGTGNAAAGAAATTCGTTTGCAAGATAAATATATTCCTCTTATTGTGCAATCTACCGATGAAAACAATAGAATAAAAGCGGATGAAGTAAAAGCCGCCTTTATTCATAAATTGTCAAAAACACAACTNNTNGAAATGAGGGAAACCATTACGAATAATTTTGGNTTNGGTGATTTTGTNTTTATTAATCCNNNCACGGGCGAAGAAGAAATGCGNATAAAAAANCTGAAAGGATTNCAAGATGTNATCTTTACTATTAGCGANGATTCATTGTATTACCATATTTCACNAAATAATATTTCCCGNTGGCTTTATTCCCGCGCNATGTTTCCTTTNGCNGAATTNTTAAAAAACATNCATGTNGGCACAAAAGAAAATACCGATATGNAGCGNGTGAGAGANATTATTTTTGATGCGATTGTNAGTTANNGAAAAGTAAAAAATAAAGGAGTNGTAGCTGTTTTTCANCGAGACAGATTTGACCAATANTCNAATTTTGCACGNATAGGCGAAGGNTCTATGGGAGGAAAAGGTCGCGGATTAGCTTTTGTNGATGCNATGATTAANGGNAATNATTCNTTTGANANATTTGAAAANACACAAATTGTAATTCCGCGNACGGTGGTAATTTGTACCGATATNTTTACGGANTTTATGGAACANAATAATTTGTATTCCATNGCNCTTTCCGATGCCNANGATGANGTTATTTTNCANCANTTTCTTAAAGCCAAACTTCCNCGNCGTTTAATNGCCGATTTGGCTGCNTTTTTGNGNGTAGTAAATTCACCCATNGCANTTCGTTCNTCNAGTTTATTGGANGATTCTCATTATCAGCCNTTTGCNGGNATNTATTCNACNTANATGGTNCCTTTTGACGAANAAAGTAAAACCAANNTGCTNCTTATGATTAAAGAAGCNATAAAAGCNGTNTATGCNTCNGTATATTATAAAGNNAGCAAATNNTATATGANAGCNACAAAAAATGTNATNGATGAAGAAAANATGGCNATTGTNTTACAAGAAATNTGTGGNAATNCNNATGGTANGAGATATTATCCNTCTTTTTCNGGTGTGGTTCGCTCTTTGAACTTTTATCCTCTNGGCNCNGAAAAAACAGAAGANGGNATTNCNAATGTGGCNATGGGACTTGGAAAATATATTATGGACGGNGGAATTACACTNCGATTTTCNCCTTATCATCCTAAAAANATATTGCAAACNAGTACATTAGNANTNNCTCTNAAAGAAACACAAACTTANTTNAANGCNCTCGATTTAACACAAAANTGGTTTGTTCCNCAATTGGACGATGGNTTTAATTTGCTGAAAATAANTGTTCAGGANGCNTTAAAAGANGGAACATTGAAATACATNGCTTCNACNTATAGTTTGGAAAACGAAACAATTTANAATACAGTNGAAGAAAAAGGNAGAAAAATAATCACTTTTGCTAANATATTGNAACACAATGTTTTTCCATTNGCNGAAATTCTNCAAGAAGTAATGCGNGTNTCGCAANNCGANATGGGANGACCGATNGAAATNGAATTTGCNGTAAAATTGGATTATTCNNCNAANCCNACNCATACNTTTTATNTGCTTCAAATTCGNCCTATNGTNGATANTAAAGAANTAATNAATGAAGATATCGGTNCNNTTNCNGAAANAGANACNATAATAAGTTGNAATANNGCNTTNGGACATGGAATTTGNAATGATATNTANGATNTTGTATANNTNAAGCCNGAANCNTTTAANGCAGCAAAAAGTNTNTTNATTATGNCNGAAATAGAAAAAATAAACNCACAGATGCANAATAANCCNTATATNTTNATAGGTCCNGGACGTTGGGGCTCAAGNGANCNTTGGTTNGGAATACCCGTAAAATGGACNCATATTTGNAANGCTCGNATNATTGTGGAAAGCGGACTTTCAAATTACAGGATCGATCCAAGCCAAGGAACGCATTTTTTTCAAAATCTTACTTCGATGGGCGTTGCGTATTTTACAATTAATCCATTTAGAAACGATGGAACTTATGATATCGATTTCTTAAACGCGCAACCTGCGGTTTTTGAATCAGATTACATTCGCCACGTGCATTTTGAAAAACCGGTTATAACCAAAGTGGACGGAAGAAAAANCAAGGGTGTGATTATGAAACCTGATTTTTAGTTTAAGTTATACGAAAACAATGAATTATCCTGAACTNATCGCCGTANTTTTTGGNNTTTTAAGNGTTTGGTACGCTCGTAAAGAAAATATATTGGTTTTTCCTTTTGGAATTATCAGCGTNGCTATTTTNATTTATATTTTCTTTGTAAAAAGATTATACGCCAATGCCGGAATTAATATAATTTATTTACTNACAAATNTTTACGGTTGGTATAATTGGTCAAGACCAAAAGAAAACAANGANAAATTGAAAATTACCAAANATAATCCGACACAAAATTTGTGGATAGTATTGGGAGTTGCAATTGTGTATATCGGTGTTTTACTGTTGTTGCGTTGGTCAAATAAAACCGATTTTCAATACGTTCATTCTTATTTACCNTGGATTGANGCGGCTAATTCCACCGTTTTCTTTTTTGCCACCATTTTAATGACGGTAAAAAAACTTGAAAATTGGGTGTTTTGGATTATTGGAAATGTGATTTCTATCCCGATTTTTTTGTCGCAGGGATTGTTTTTTACCGGTTTTCAATATGCGGTATTTTTAGTGTTGGCTATTTCAGGATATATGGAATGGAAAAAGAAATTGAAAGCAAATAATGAGTGATTTTAGCGAAATAAAAATATTATTGGATAATGCTGTAAAGCGTTACAATCATACTGATTTTATTCAAACGGACCCTATTCAAATTCCACATAAGTTTACAAAAAAAGAAGATATAGAAATTGCCGGATTTCTTACGGCAACCATAGCTTGGGGGCAACGGAAAAGCATTATAAAAAATGCAATGAGATTAATGGAACTGATGGATTATTCACCATACGATTTTTTAATGGACGGTGAATTTTTGACTGAAAAAGAAAATGAAATACGCTGTTTTATTCACCGGACTTTTAATGGCGAAGATTGTTCGTTTTTTCTAAAATCGTTACAAAATATATACACAAATCATGGCGGTTTGGAAAAGGTTTTTACCGATGGTTTTCAAAAAGAAAACACAATTTTTGGCGCATTAAAACATTTCAGAGAGGCATTTTTGGATATTCCACACGAAAAACGCAGCGAAAAACATCTTTCGGATGTGCTTTCCAATTCATCTGCCAAAAGATTGAATATGTTTTTACGCTGGATGGTAAGGCATGATGAGAAAGGCGTTGATTTTGGTTTATGGAAAAATATTCCGATGTCCGCATTAATGCTTCCATTGGATGTACATACAGGAAACGTAAGCCGGAATTTAGGTTTATTNCGGAGAAAACCAAATGATTGGAAAGCTGTGGAAGAAATTACCGAAATTCTTCGTACTTTTGATGTCGAAGATCCTATAAAGTATGATTTTGCATTGTTTGGATTGGGAGCTTTTATTTGATTTGCAGATTNAAAACCGTAACATTAAACTTTAAANGTCAAATGTTTTATGAAATTNTTTAANACATCCCAAATTCGNGAANTNGATAAATATACNATTGAAAATGAANCGATTGCGTCTATTTCTTTGATGGAACGTGCTGCCGANNGNATTCTTNAGCANTTCAAAANAGATTGGAGTTTAAGTCANGATGTGGTGATTTTGTGTGGTCCCGGAAATAACGGTGGAGATGGTTTAGCATTGGGAAGAATGCTGTTGCAAATTGGTTATGATGTTCAGGTAGTTTTATTGCGTACGNGAAAGTTATCTGCAGACTGNGAACAAAATAAAGCACGATTAATAGANCATTTTCCTGATTNTTTCACAGAACAAAGCAAAAAATTTGAACCGATTGAANTNTCCGCAAAAACAATTATTGTAGACGCGCTTTTCGGNTCGGGNTTAGCNCGNCCGCTTGAAGGAATTTTTGCCGATGCGGTTAATTGGATNAATTCTTTGCAAAATTCGGTNGTNTCGATAGATATTCCTTCCGGTTTAGACGGTGAAAAATGNGCCGGANACNATGANATTANTGTAAAAGCAAATGTAACTTATACGCTTCAATTTCCAAAATTGGCTTTTTTCTTTGCGGAAAATGAGCCGTTTGTTGGGAAATGGAAAATAATTGATATTAAACTTCATCCAAAAGCCATTGAAAAAGAACTTACACCATGGCATTACACAGAAAAATTTGATGATATTGTTTCCAAATTGAAACTCCGTTCCAGATTCGCTCACAAAGGCGCTTTCGGACACGTTTGTTTGATGGCGGGAAGCAAAGGAATGGCAGGTGCGGCGGTACTTTCAGCGTCGGGAGCTTCGCGTGCAGGTGCGGGATTGGTAACGGTTTTTGGAACGGAAGAAAACCGTGTAATTCTTCAAACTTCTGTTCCTGAAACAATATATAAAACAGATTTGAATGATTTTGAAAAATATTCAGTTTACGCTTTCGGACCGGGAATTGGAGCAACAAAGGAATCGGAACAGATACTCAGGGAATTATTGAAAAAAATCGTTTTACAAGATAACAAAAAGGCTTCTTCAGGAGATTTAGGAATTGTTCTTGATGCCGATGCTTTAAATATTGTCTCAGAAAATCCCGAACTTTGGAACGTCATTCCCAAAAACACAATTATTACACCTCATCCAAAAGAGTTTGAGCGCCTTTTCGGGAAATGTGAAAACTCTTCGGAACGTTTGCTGAAAGCGCAAGAAAAATCGCAAGAATTAGGAATTATTATTGTGCTGAAGGGAGCATATACGGCAATTTTTTCTTCAGATGGTAATATTTATTTCAATTCCACCGGAAATCCCGGAATGGCAACGGGTGGTATGGGCGATGTACTAACGGGAATAATTGCCGCTTTACTCGCGCAACACTATTCTCCTTTAGAAAGTGCAATTTTGGGAGTTTTTTTGCATGGTTTAGCTGCCGATATTGCTCTCGAAAATCAATCGGAAGAAAGTTTATTGGCGCGTGATGTGATTGAAAAAATAGGAAAAGCGTTTAAAACTCTTCATCAAAAATAATTTTTAATAATATTTTTTTTGTGCTGGTTATTGTTTTGATAATCAGCATTAATTTTCTAATTCTAAAATTAAACAAAAGTTTTAATCAATAATATTAAACAAATGATTAAATTTTNCGTTTAAATATTGTATTTTTGTATTTAACTAAAATTTAAGGTGAATGAAAAAAATGGATAATACTTTTTTGGATCAATCAACAGAAGAAAAAATAAAGCAGTCAGCTGAAAAAGTTTTTATGGAGAAAGGATTTTTTGGAGCGCGCACACGCGATATAGCCAAAGACGCGGGAATAAATTTGGCATTAGTAAACTACTATTTTAGAAGTAAGGAAAATCTTTTCAAAATTATAATGGAAGAAAAATTGGGTGTTTTTTTTGGTTTCGTAATTGAAATTTTGGAAAATCCTGAAAAAACATTGCCAGAAAAAATCAAAATTTTAGTAAATAAATATACTGATATGTTGATTTCGTTACCGGACTTACCTATGTTTATTTTGAATGAAATAAAACAAAACCCAAAATTTTTTGAAGAAAGATTACGGGTGAAAGAGCCTGTGAATAACGGTTTTGCAACTCTTTTGCAAGCAAATAACTTTTCTTCAAAAGAAGAATTGATGCAGGTGGTTTTAACCTTGTTGGGAATGACGCTTTTCCCCTTTATAGCTAAAGATGTTGTTACTAATTTATTGAATTTTTCACCCGAAGATTACTATAAAATGCTAAATAAAAGAAGGGAATTAATTCCTGTTTGGATGGAAGAAATACTAAAAATACAACAAAAATGAAAAGAATATTCTTATTTACCGGAGTTTTAACTTNCTTTTTAACTGCGTTTTCGCAGACAATTACGCTTGATGAATGTCAAAAATTGGCAAAGCAAAATTTTCCGCTTGCCAAACAGCAGAATTTAATCGACGAAACTTCAAAAAATACAGCTTCCGCTTTGTTAACGCAATATTTTCCGCAAATTCAGATAAACGGACAAGCAACATACCAGTCGGACGTTACAAAAATCGAATTGGGAAATCTTCCGCCGGCATTGCAATCAATGACTTTTCCTACGCCAGATAAAGATCAATACAAGGTTTACGCCGATGTTTCTCAAACCATTTACGATGGCGGTGTAATTTCTTCGCAACGCAAAATGGTAAACGCAAACAACTTGGTTGAAAAAGAGAAAGTTGCGGTGGAAATATACAAATTAAAAGACCGTGTAAATCAGACTTATTTCGGAATTTTACTGATGGATGAACAAATGAAACAAACCGATTTACTTCAAAATGATTTGCAAACCGCACTCGACAAAGTAAATGTAATGGTAAAAAACGGCGTTTCGTTATTAAGCAACAAACAAAATTTGGAAGCAGAAATGCTTAAAGTGAAACAAGCGAAAGATGAAATTATTGTACAGCGGCAAATGTTGATAAAAGTATTGAGCTTATTAACGGGAAAAGAAATGGACGAAAATTCGATTTTCAAAAAACCACAACTTGTTTCTGAAATTGAAAACATAACCCGTCCTGAATTAAGTTTAATTTCTTACCAGTTGGATGCTTTAAAAACTCAAAATCAACAGCTTACAGCATTAAATGTCCCCAAATTAAATCTATTTCTTCAAGGAGGATACGGAAAGCCGGCATTGAATATGTTCAAAAATGAGTTTGAACCGTATTACATAGCCGGCGTACGATTGAATTGGCAGTTATCACGTTTATACACTCTTAAAAAAGACCGCGATAATTTGAAAGTTCAGGAAAAATCATTGGAAATTCAAAAAGATTTATTCAATNTAAATCAGGAAATTGCTCAAACACAACAAAACAGTGAAATTCAAAAGTTACAAAACAAACTGAAATCGGATAATGATATTCTTATTTTGCGCACTGAAATCAAAAAAACAAGTCAGATACAACTCGAAAACGGAGTAATTACGAGTTCGGATTTTATTCGCGATGCCAATGCTGAAAATCAAGCGCGGCAAACAAAAGCGCTTCACGAAATGCAATTGTTGCTGGCGCAGTATAATTTGAAGTGGATAAATAATCAGCAGTAAATTTAAAGTTGAAAAAACATAAATTCAATAATGAAAATGAAAGCAATTGATAAAGATAACGCTGAGCATTACCAATGGGGAAATAATTGCGAGGGTTGGCATTTGTTAAAGTCCGATAATTTAAGTGTCATTCAAGAAGTTATGTCTCCAAAAACATCAGAAGTATTACATTATCACAATATATCACAGCAATTTTTCTTTATTCTGAAAGGGATTGCAACTTTTGAGGTTGAAGGTGAAATTCTAAAAATCAAGGAGATGAATGGATTGCATATTAAGCCAAAATTACGACATAAAATTATAAATAATTCAAATGAAAATCTGGAGTTTTTGGTAGTTTCGGAACCAAAATCGCACGGAGACAGAATAAATTTAGAGTAAAAATCAGAAAAAATATTTNTATGAAACCNACATCAATAAAAATTTTACTTTCTACTGTTATTTTNGGAACAGTAATANTGACTTCTTGTAAATCAAAAGATGAAAAGTACGATGCTTCAGGATATTTTGAAGCAGTTGAAACCATTGTTTCTGCACAAGCAAA
The genomic region above belongs to uncultured Paludibacter sp. and contains:
- a CDS encoding Outer membrane efflux protein encodes the protein MKRIFLFTGVLTXFLTAFSQTITLDECQKLAKQNFPLAKQQNLIDETSKNTASALLTQYFPQIQINGQATYQSDVTKIELGNLPPALQSMTFPTPDKDQYKVYADVSQTIYDGGVISSQRKMVNANNLVEKEKVAVEIYKLKDRVNQTYFGILLMDEQMKQTDLLQNDLQTALDKVNVMVKNGVSLLSNKQNLEAEMLKVKQAKDEIIVQRQMLIKVLSLLTGKEMDENSIFKKPQLVSEIENITRPELSLISYQLDALKTQNQQLTALNVPKLNLFLQGGYGKPALNMFKNEFEPYYIAGVRLNWQLSRLYTLKKDRDNLKVQEKSLEIQKDLFNXNQEIAQTQQNSEIQKLQNKLKSDNDILILRTEIKKTSQIQLENGVITSSDFIRDANAENQARQTKALHEMQLLLAQYNLKWINNQQ
- a CDS encoding conserved hypothetical protein (Evidence 4 : Unknown function but conserved in other organisms); the encoded protein is MKMKAIDKDNAEHYQWGNNCEGWHLLKSDNLSVIQEVMSPKTSEVLHYHNISQQFFFILKGIATFEVEGEILKIKEMNGLHIKPKLRHKIINNSNENLEFLVVSEPKSHGDRINLE